GAGATGCTCAAGATCGATGCTAAAAAATTTGGAAGCATTAACCCTCTACAAGGTAATAATCAGCTACCGCAACTTCAGGTACACGCACTTTCAGCTAGACTAGTCAACAGCGGATTTTCAGCTCATGTTCCAAAATTCTACTAGTCGGCAAGGCCGTCACACGCTCATGCGCATGGTGAGCAGAAGACAAACATATCCTTGTCGGAAGAAATTAGCCTCCGCACAGACGACATTCCGACGATCCGCTCCAGCTGCAACAGAAAACGTCGGCCCATGTTAACTTGTTTGCTAGGCGCTCGAATACAATCAAAACTGAATTTTAACAAAACAATACAGAAGAAATCTAATGTACTACTATATATGAACCGGCTATCGACTATCACACTCCGACATGCTTTTTTTACAACATGGTGCAGACTGTAACTTTGATGCGCCATGAACTTTGTGGCTGAAATGTTGTACTTGGAACCAAACTTCTACAAGAGTATGAACGATGAATGTGCTCGACCAAGGTGATGTGTCTGACCTTGTTTTCCAGCAACTTTTTCCAGTTGTAGTTGATGTCGCCATTGATCTCCCACCCGAAATTCTTGGCGTCCTGCACCCGAAACTTTTTCCAGCAACATGGTGCAGACTATAACTTTGATGCACCAGTATCTTCTTCGAAAGACAGCCATGTATCACGCACCTAGATGCAGCGAGCACACATAGATAGATTCAGAGCATAATTGCAGCAACAAAAACGCAGAGAAGGAAGTAATTCAGGATTGTGCTTACGTTCCGCCGTGTCCTCCCAGCCAATCCGAGTTGATGGGGTGGAACGGGAGCTCGCAGATCGCAACCTGCGCGAAAATCACCTCAGAATTTCATCGAACCGAATCTCAGCTGAATAACAAACCGCGGGGCGCGGGGGACGGGGAGAGGAAACAAGCAAGCGGAGGGGGGCGCAGACCTTGGCTCCGAATCCCGCGGCGGTGCGGGAGCCGCGGAGGACACCGCTGCCGGCGCCGATGACAAAGAGGTCGTAGTCGTAGCTCTCCTCGCCGCCGTCCGCGATGGCGGGCGCCTCCCCGTCCTTGAGCATCTTCCGCGCCATGGCCTGGACTCCGGTCGGCCGCAGAACCCTAGTGGATGGATGGATCCCGGAGCAGAGGAGAGCAGGTGGGGGCGGCTACACTGGCTGCTACGGGATCAGGATGGGATCTACACGAGGCCGTCGCCACCCCTGCCCCGCCGCGGGTCCGGGTGCGGATCACCTCCCACGAAAGGAGACAGAGACGGAGCCGGCGCGGACACGGATGGGACTCAGACGCGCGACGGAGGTGGTTGCCGAGGCGGGCACAGAGACGGGGTGGGTCGTCGGGGTTTGTGGCGTGGTGGAGGCGGCcgtgaggagaggaggaggagagggcgagggagggagggcgCCGCCGCCGGTGACAGGAAGGCTAGGGTTAGAGAGGGGTGGCGgcgtcgatctggatcggggagagagagggaggcggcgggctggataGGGTTTCttcagatggatggatggatggtggGATTGCTAGCAATGGATGGTAGGATGTCTGCCAGGTGGTTCCACCAATCAGAGTCTAGCTTATGTAAttgtgtttttttctcttttgtttcttttatattttttaccCTCTTATTTCAGGTAAACATTCAACATATTAGCTTCATTAGGTATGTTTAAATGACTCAATATTGTGTTCATATGTGTATCTTAGGATTTCAAACAATGATAATTTTGTGGTCTTCATTTGCATTGCAcacaaaaatcattttccatttatAATGCCCAAcagggtttttttgtgaaggacctatcatatatttgttgcaaaaataGACCACACCATTTTAAAAAAATAGtaagacatatttaatgcacaattgaccaaatggttgggtgtcaaaagtttcgatccacctctcgtgaaaaagacaaatttccgccaattcagctggaagcgggtcaaatttgaactgcagctacctcgtagtttgctctttatttttttcaaaaatcatttctaggtacatacgtatctatttaattagagaaacatcaaaaaaattccaagtttcaaccactagctaggaacgatcatgcccgccgttttgaccgcattttgaaacgggcatgaaaaattcaaaaaaaaatcaaaaattagaaaaccttcgcattgtgtcattatatgtggccaagttcccaagaaaaatagcaaacttgtaatacggcaattattttaaaaaattgttctcagaaacgagctatcacgtatcacgtgtggagatcaatggctttcaagccaaatgatcaatctcatggccacattcatggcatagttttttcaaatgatctcatattgtgcacaagggtgcatattgaaatggcaaacaatgtttcctaaggaagttttcattttctttggacgaaagaacaattttccatttttcgagtgcccaaaaggaggtttttttgtgaaggacctcccaaataattgttgcaaaattggaccaaatcatttttctaaaatactaggccatatttaatgcacaattaaccaaatggttgggtgtaaaaagttttgatccacctctcgtgaaaaagacaaatttccgctgattcagctggaagcgggtcaaatttgaactgtagcttccttgtagtttgctctttatgttTTCCAAAAATCTTTGAGCGTTTACAACCGTTaagctgtccgagtcatcccaggtttctaaatagtctgatgcacttgtaactcccttcttcccgttcccgatgttcctttcagccagattaaccacactaatcagtgtgttgaggtactccattgcctcgacatatatgttgaagctattaatgaccctaggtgtcttagagaaccacccagtaatctagctctgatttgtattcccagtgtgatgattctggccatcattctctaAAGCATCCcctgatgccatttagttagtagggattctattcctgggtttttgaacccgagattcaccctacttacctcatgatgtagtgtttgctagttcctttaggatattagcaacctttgcgatagtcctcgaggtccgtggtatttccttcttccaaataccatgagatgcttatggcagaagctcttttgaaccaaaagatcacaaccagagtgctcttgatgagttctccattctacattgtgaatctgccagttctacctttctccatggcttatccggaagaaatgttgagctttgctcgacatactaatctatgcatccacaactcagaaagatatatgttcctttgagttgtccctctctttagttgtatcctgatctccgtctatcatttgatagtcaagagcatgtcatgcattcatgctcaccgatacctcatattcttgtggtctgtcaagccattctattctggaatgactaggagaaacaaactccagtaccttgtccactttgaggattgggtcaaagttgttgtattccgcagatcaaaatgccaatccagcttttgttctgttctaccctggagtattaccatcttatgtcaagaatgtcatgagaattgcaccaactctttTGAATTCTTGACGcaatgatacttctcgccatcattattcattcctcgatcccgtgttgttgtaaccggaatgccgacaagtgaactgtgatgtgtgaaatcaatactcctagcaacctcgttgcttggtagttaatggacaatactctcactcttagcgcgctggttattgaatcatcatcctaagattgatcgtgctacctagtccttatttacggtgcactcttcgatcaatgagttaggattgtgtcaatccctcgctcttttgatcatatcatcttacCTCGAAAACAAGATTGCTGCCCAGCTTAATAACATTTTGTTGGTTCGTAATTTTCCGGCTATCTTCTCGGGAGTATcgccaggttgtcccctgactattatgttgagctcgttatcaagttggttttccaataaaccactctttctccaagaatctgtgttggatacccctgagctatttggttaagccaaacaacaacttggagagttggaagataaagctttaTCCTACTTAGTTCCTAAtggatatattttgtgtgtgtgttgaagaaagatgatatcttcatcgattggtcctcgtgatcagttattggatctattgtcttgtccaaactctgatttgagtgtgggctatcctcaaatcaaatcataaccaacgatgttcgtaatgttgtcttactcgtggttgatccctcgagcatacacgaTTACATTttttgttctgaccaatgctatcaccttgttcacataattgtggaattccatttatatggaaacctggatgaattgttgttgagcccatcgacaacatccctATCTTCTCCATGactttgttggacattaagctagtgttggaaactttgtgaacaatgccttcatgttccgttcatgaggtatatgtttggatgaaagattTGACTTCCTCTAACTCACgcgcatttggtgcaagttgccaccgtgaatttgagaaagcttgttttacttcccctggaatcatcccaagttagtcatgcatatgtgtgaagtattttgtggtttggagacttgcaaccttcattctatatgtattcttagcacaccaagccactgattgacttgtttaaggaaaagaagtctagcgcgcgtaaagacttcgaaatccttgatgatggatcctaacctgaactcgatagtgttttattataagacaactatgtggtcattcttgtcttagacaacatgctcacatgtatgtagcagaaccaacgTGTGTTTTGGAGCTTGTTAtcgtagttcatttctcgagaatctcacaatgtcatttcgtcgatttgtgttgcaaacttttctTTTCAGACACGCAAATGTCTGGAATATCTTGTCACCAATcgaatctgaatctcaggcagaaatgatggttggaacatttcaaTGTTTGCATCTTGTCCCCAGCTTGCACTGCCATTGTGCCATTTTACTGTGGTCTGCCTTCTCAATAATTGTTATTCAGGATAATCCTCATAAGTGGGCTTACCTGGGCCCTATCCATTATCGATGATAAGAATAAATCATCCGtcacgttgtcttcaacaaggtagtccacatcattcatTCTAGCCCGAGTAGGCCGTTCTCTCTAACTCCATCAAACGAACgtttgtaaattgccttaggctggtatagagagtttcattGGCCTccatatcaaaagtaattcttgtttccacttaagggaataaaCTATGAGTCACCTTCTCCAAGGTGCCCCGTTGTTACGAAGGGCAatcaactccttgctacgttgacaccCATTCACccccttcttaagtgtggaattttTGCGTACCCAACTGAACCCTTGTCATCTACTTCTTTCCATTGCACCTGATGTGTGATTTATGTTTCAACTccagagatgtttcaatgtctcacttcTTGAGTTTATTCCGAGTTGCTCGATcttgagaagatcgattcttctagagttctccctttcttcttgttgtcatgttggatggagttctcagagcaagacgccgagacaaagatgatgatcgaatcaacgttcttatgaagtgcaacctggatcgtgaagattgtgctagctttgtgtcccctttgtcttcttacctcacgtcttgaatctcgggacgagattcttgtttagtgggggtgagttgtcacagccctagaatttgtttgtaatTAGTTAGATCaacatccttgcatcatgtttaaattcaagaaatttgaaatggggtttgataaaccctagcaccaaatgaaactCAAATAGGTTCAAGTAAActatttttcaatgaacccaaaatgctctcgagaaaagttcatcatttttgaattggtccagaacctctaccaaaaatggtgcacatttttctaggccactCTGGATTTTTGAATGAAATCATATTGTATTTGTCTTTGggaatttaaatactataaataatttaagtgGTCAAATAATGCTGGAATTATTTGTGGGCCACTAAAATAATTCAGGAAGTGTCCatgattatttccaggattttaggACATGCCATAGTATCTGTCCTAAAGATCAAAACctacagcagaaaatagaaaacgaaAAGAAATGAGggagagaaaacttacctggccCAAACCACCTGGCGGTCCAGTTGACTGGCCCAGCCAACCACCGCAAcacccctgtcgtcttcctccctggacagaaggacgagcgcATGCTCGCTGCGCACTGGCCATGCgccgtgccacctcctgcttcccatcGCTACCCCGACGCGCCTATGAGCGCCACACACCCCCTgacctctctctcactcacccgtggcctctcccctcccct
This region of Triticum aestivum cultivar Chinese Spring chromosome 2D, IWGSC CS RefSeq v2.1, whole genome shotgun sequence genomic DNA includes:
- the LOC123052647 gene encoding glutathione reductase, cytosolic, with the protein product MARKMLKDGEAPAIADGGEESYDYDLFVIGAGSGVLRGSRTAAGFGAKVAICELPFHPINSDWLGGHGGTCVIHGCLSKKILVHQSYSLHHVAGKSFGCRTPRISGGRSMATSTTTGKSCWKTSWSGSSECRLCGG